From the Solanum stenotomum isolate F172 chromosome 4, ASM1918654v1, whole genome shotgun sequence genome, one window contains:
- the LOC125862820 gene encoding E3 ubiquitin-protein ligase ATL23-like, with product MCFLCYATTTRQQQQQHNINQETIKGVKERGLSLTQLDKLPKVSGQELVMGNDCAVCLDEIEKEQVARIVPGCNHGFHIECADTWLAKHPVCPVCRSKLETELFDTTNENNPC from the coding sequence ATGTGTTTTCTTTGTTATGCCACAACAACaaggcaacaacaacaacaacataatattaaTCAAGAAACTATAAAGGGTGTTAAAGAAAGGGGACTTTCTTTAACACAATTGGATAAATTGCCTAAAGTTAGTGGACAAGAATTGGTTATGGGAAATGATTGTGCTGTTTGTTTGGATGAAATTGAGAAAGAACAAGTGGCAAGAATTGTACCAGGTTGTAATCATGGTTTCCATATTGAATGTGCTGATACTTGGTTGGCCAAACATCCTGTTTGTCCTGTTTGTAGAAGTAAACTTGAGACAGAGTTGTTTGATACTACCAATGAAAACAATCCTTGCTAA
- the LOC125862745 gene encoding uncharacterized protein LOC125862745 has protein sequence MEFLKIQNYNTLMKSLVLLLLCVVHVNAQVTLPSRQDGFWYKNRIANTESILIEAFFDPLCPDSRDSWPPLKLALQHYGSRLSLVVHPFPLPYHDNAFISSRALHISNQLNTSATYRSRYKSIGRFYGNATFNLSRSSVVDKIARFTSNSIGNSHYAAVKAGFTDPKTDHATRISFKYGCVKDVYGTPFFFVNGFPLPDSGSALDYNAWRKIIHPLLKN, from the exons atggAATTCTTGAAAATTCAGAACTATAATACTCTCATGAAATCACTCGTGTTACTACTATTATGTGTTGTTCATGTGAACGCTCAGGTTACACTTCCGTCTAGACAAGACGGATTCTGGTACAAGAACAGAATTGCCAACACAGAATCTATATTAATCGAGGCTTTCTTCGATCCTCTTTGCCCTGATAGTCGCGATTCATGGCCCCCTCTCAAGCTAGCTCTCCAACACTATGGATCTCGTCTCTCTCTCGTTGTTCATCCGTTCCCTTTACC GTATCATGACAATGCATTTATTTCATCGCGAGCGTTGCATATTAGCAATCAGTTGAATACTTCTGCTACATATAGATCCAGGTATAAATCTATT GGCAGGTTTTATGGCAATGCAACTTTCAACTTGTCCAGATCATCTGTTGTAGATAAAATTGCAAGATTTACATCAAATTCAATTGGGAATTCGCATTACGCTGCTGTAAAAGCTGGATTTACTGACCCGAAAACTGATCATGCAACAAGAATTTCCTTCAAG TATGGTTGTGTGAAAGACGTATATGGGACGCCTTTTTTCTTCGTAAATGGATTTCCTCTGCCTGATTCTGGCTCAGCATTGGACTACAATGCATGGAGAAAAATCATCCATCCATTGTTGAAGAACTAA
- the LOC125862742 gene encoding uncharacterized protein LOC125862742 produces the protein MEFLKIQNYNTLMKSIVLLLLCVVHVNAQVTLPSKQDGFWYKNRIANTESILIEAFFDPLCPDSRDSWPPLKLALQHYGSHLSLVVHPFPLPYHDNAFISSRALHISNQLNTSATYRLLESFFDHQGRFYGNATFNLSRSSVVDKIARFTANSIGNSHYAAVKAGFTDPKTDHATRISFKYGCVKGVYGTPFFFVNGFPLSDSGSALDYNAWRKIIHPLLKN, from the exons atggAATTCTTGAAAATTCAGAACTATAATACTCTAATGAAATCGATCGTGTTACTACTATTATGTGTTGTTCATGTGAACGCTCAGGTTACACTTCCGTCTAAACAAGACGGATTCTGGTACAAGAACAGAATCGCCAACACAGAATCTATATTAATTGAGGCTTTCTTCGATCCCCTTTGCCCTGATAGTCGCGATTCATGGCCCCCTCTCAAGCTAGCTCTCCAACACTATGGATCTCATCTCTCTCTCGTTGTTCATCCGTTCCCTTTACC GTATCATGACAATGCATTTATTTCATCGCGAGCGTTGCATATTAGCAATCAGTTGAATACTTCTGCTACATATAGATTACTGGAATCTTTCTTTGATCACCAG GGCAGGTTTTATGGCAATGCAACTTTCAACTTGTCCAGATCATCTGTTGTAGATAAAATTGCAAGATTTACAGCAAATTCAATCGGGAATTCGCATTACGCTGCTGTAAAAGCTGGATTTACTGACCCGAAAACTGATCATGCAACAAGAATTTCCTTCAAG TATGGTTGTGTGAAAGGCGTATATGGGACGCCTTTTTTCTTCGTAAATGGATTTCCTCTGTCTGATTCTGGCTCAGCATTGGACTACAATGCATGGAGAAAAATCATTCATCCATTGTTGAAGAACTAA